Proteins encoded within one genomic window of Megalopta genalis isolate 19385.01 chromosome 10, iyMegGena1_principal, whole genome shotgun sequence:
- the LOC117220262 gene encoding uncharacterized protein LOC117220262 isoform X2, protein MAGIHSLIQHYKKKMHLPQIGLFLRDQENKDNVDIKISPLTDTFNKISITDNKSQSSNVCDKDLIVPKNIHEQLMKEINSSCIVSNTKNKAKPKKATLSEYLNKFYCLEYLELENQMYTLTEEKINDIKFYFKFIVQHDTDNFFCIACKTQVSKELYLLYEHTRMLAHKAHIAQIQVDGSNKDWIEQYVRMFAKETIKCYVCNIKFANNLNNFSTHIKSKAHKLNHKECRTRISSTIDSILEDFSNLYYSIQRFACVICEKNIRYKIEFIEHIVKEHKNLQHCKFDFCIPCATLWLSTSNSYENHCSDVIHKYLLKSNDFMVEDLPECMKKLLTEVDSTVKILFEQTKVVTKDNIQEKVRKSLETRAKTFSPKARAFLFGSRMIGIGFTNSDIDIYIDCENTYYGNNKEVLRDLLNMEKAICTEDVWLIKETLTECQVPIIKLIYKPRHLDCDISFKDGLAVEKSRLLRLGNWICIT, encoded by the exons ATGGCCGGTATTCACAGTTTAATTcaacattataaaaaaaaaatgcatttACCGCAAATTGGACTGTTTTTACGTGACCAAGAGAATAAGGATAATGTCGATATTAAGATATCACCATTAACAGATACTTTTAACAAAATATCTATTACTGATAACAAATCTCAAAGTTCAAATGTATGTGATAAAGACTTGATTGTACCAAAGAATATACATGAACAGCTTATGAAGGAGATTAATTCTTCATGTATTGTTAGTAACACTAAAAACAAAGCAAAGCCTAAAAAAGCTACATTAAGtgaatatttaaacaaattttactgTTTAGAGTATCTTGAACTTGAAAATCAAATGTATACCTTAACAGAGGAGAAAATTAATgacattaaattttatttcaaatttattgTTCAACATGACACAGACAACTTTTTCTGCATAGCCTGTAAAACACAAGTTTCAAAGGAATTATATTTGTTATATGAACACACTCGTATGTTGGCACATAAAGCACATATTGCCCAAATTCAAGTTGATGGCAGTAACAAAGATTGGATAGAACAATATGTGAGAATGTTTGCAAAAGAAACTATAAAATGTTATGTTTGTAATATTAAATtcgcaaataatttaaataattttagtacTCATATTAAAAGCAAAGCGCACAAACTAAATCATAAAGAATGTCGTACACGCATAAGTAGTACTATTGATTCTATATTGGAAGATTTCagtaatttatattatagtatacaaaGATTTGCTTGCGTTATATGCGAAAagaatataagatataagatagaATTCATAGAACATATTGTAAAAGAACACAAAAACCTACAACATTGTAAATTTGACTTCTGTATTCCTTGTGCTACCTTGTGGTTGAGTACATCAAATTCATATGAGAATCACTGTAGTGATGTAATACACAAATATTTACTAAAAAGTAACGATTTTATGGTCGAGGACCTCCCCGAATGTatgaaaaaattgttaacagAAGTTGATAGTActgtgaaaattttattcgaacaaacaaAAGTTGTAACAAAGGACAATATTCAAGAGAAGGTGAGAAAATCTTTAGAAACTAGAGCAAAAACATTCTCTCCAAAAGCTAGAGCATTTTTATTTGGTTCCCGAATGATTGGAATTGGATTTACAAATAGTGACATAGACATATACATTGATTGTG AAAATACATATTATGGAAACAACAAGGAGGTATTAAGAGATCTTCTAAACATGGAAAAAGCTATATGCACAGAAGATGTTTGGTTAATAAAAGAAACATTAACAGAATGTCAAGtgcctataataaaattaatatataaaccAAGACACTTAGACTGCGATATTTCATTTAAAGATGGCCTTGCGGTGGAAAAATCAAGGCTTTTACG ATTGGGAAATTGGATTTGCATCACCTAA
- the LOC117220263 gene encoding E3 ubiquitin-protein ligase RNF167 isoform X1, which translates to MRQCCLNHQLQLWLMFLVFCVMCNKADILVFSAAARHQIEEEFRDMPARFGGLISSEGIKGMVVYADPPTACHEIQGPPNTTNYNGNWIALIARYNCSFEIKVRMAQKAGYDAAIIHNVNSNELEPMSAKDPVGIFIASVFVSEITGLIIKENYLYDELYFVLINDDTPFNITHLLLPFAIVVGICFLVMVTFMIVRCIKDRRQQRRHRLPNSSLKKIPTHKYTKGDPYETCAICLDDYIEGEKLRVLPCAHAYHAKCIDPWLTKNRRVCPVCKRKVFAANEQVFTDESDSDADDTTPLIRDGHQGTQGGTFTHERLVRENILGRSSRSPTQQQQQQQQQQQQDTNHSSSSSDSEHYYDTSEDGAGTSAEEQSNTIVFMVTDIYSINGELSELEVSGVST; encoded by the exons ATGAGACAGTGTTGCTTAAACCATCAACTTCAGCTATGGCTTATGTTCCTTGTCTTTTGCGTTATGTGCAACAAGGCAGACATTTTAGTATTCTCTGCGGCCGCCAGGCATCAAATCGAAGAGGAATTCAGAGATATGCCAGCCAGATTTGGTGGTTTGATATCATCCGAGGGAATTAAG GGTATGGTGGTGTATGCAGATCCACCTACAGCATGCCATGAGATACAGGGTCCTCCAAATACTACCAATTACAATGGTAATTGGATAGCTTTAATTGCTCGCTATAATTGTAGTTTTGAAATAAAAGTTCGAATGGCACAAAAAGCTGGATACGATGCTGCAATTATACATAATGTTAACAGCAATGAGTTAG AACCAATGTCAGCAAAAGATCCTGTAGGAATTTTTATAGCATCTGTGTTTGTCAGTGAAATCACAGGATTAATTATcaaagaaaattatttatacgATGAGTTGTATTTTGTACTTATTAACGATGATACACCATTTAATATTACACATTTACTTCTACCCTTTGCTATCGTTGTTGGAATATGTTTTCTAGTCATGGTTACTTTTATG ATTGTTAGATGCATCAAGGATAGGAGGCAGCAAAGAAGGCATAGATTACCGAATTCGAGTTTGAAGAAAATTCCTACGCACAAATATACCAAAGGTGACCCATACGAAACATGTGCTATCTGTTTAGATGATTACATAGAAGGAGAAAAGCTAAGAGTTCTGCCCTGTGCTCATG CTTACCACGCAAAGTGCATCGACCCATGGCTAACGAAGAATCGCCGAGTTTGTCCAGTTTGTAAACGAAAAGTGTTTGCCGCGAATGAACAAGTTTTTACCGACGAAAGTGATTCAGATGCTGACGATACGACTCCTTTAATTCGTGATGGTCACCAAG GTACTCAGGGTGGAACGTTTACACATGAACGTTTAGTGAGAGAAAATATTCTTGGGCGTAGCTCAAGGTCACCgacgcagcagcagcaacagcagcagcagcagcagcagcaggatACGAATCATTCTAGCAGCAGCTCAGATTCCGAGCACTATTACGATACATCCGAGGACGGGGCTGGCACAAGCGCCGAAGAGCAGTCAAATACGATTGTTTTCATGGTTACGGACATTTACAGTATAAACG GCGAGCTATCGGAGTTGGAGGTTTCCGGGGTCAGCACCTAA
- the LOC117220262 gene encoding terminal uridylyltransferase 7 isoform X1, with protein MAGIHSLIQHYKKKMHLPQIGLFLRDQENKDNVDIKISPLTDTFNKISITDNKSQSSNVCDKDLIVPKNIHEQLMKEINSSCIVSNTKNKAKPKKATLSEYLNKFYCLEYLELENQMYTLTEEKINDIKFYFKFIVQHDTDNFFCIACKTQVSKELYLLYEHTRMLAHKAHIAQIQVDGSNKDWIEQYVRMFAKETIKCYVCNIKFANNLNNFSTHIKSKAHKLNHKECRTRISSTIDSILEDFSNLYYSIQRFACVICEKNIRYKIEFIEHIVKEHKNLQHCKFDFCIPCATLWLSTSNSYENHCSDVIHKYLLKSNDFMVEDLPECMKKLLTEVDSTVKILFEQTKVVTKDNIQEKVRKSLETRAKTFSPKARAFLFGSRMIGIGFTNSDIDIYIDCENTYYGNNKEVLRDLLNMEKAICTEDVWLIKETLTECQVPIIKLIYKPRHLDCDISFKDGLAVEKSRLLRSYYDACPPCKKLTLFVKKWFSFFNLPEGHGLINYALYWLVIFYLQTQSHLPSVAKLIKEKNNSKFLDDWEIGFASPKCKDMHVHTITELLQEFFEYYANFDYQNYIVCPLMGFLIPKKSFSLKVLPLEMQPYIEHLKTSTKCQFLRIDSSLCIQDPLELSQNLTKGVTSITLKYFKRYCQDSAAILKSKM; from the exons ATGGCCGGTATTCACAGTTTAATTcaacattataaaaaaaaaatgcatttACCGCAAATTGGACTGTTTTTACGTGACCAAGAGAATAAGGATAATGTCGATATTAAGATATCACCATTAACAGATACTTTTAACAAAATATCTATTACTGATAACAAATCTCAAAGTTCAAATGTATGTGATAAAGACTTGATTGTACCAAAGAATATACATGAACAGCTTATGAAGGAGATTAATTCTTCATGTATTGTTAGTAACACTAAAAACAAAGCAAAGCCTAAAAAAGCTACATTAAGtgaatatttaaacaaattttactgTTTAGAGTATCTTGAACTTGAAAATCAAATGTATACCTTAACAGAGGAGAAAATTAATgacattaaattttatttcaaatttattgTTCAACATGACACAGACAACTTTTTCTGCATAGCCTGTAAAACACAAGTTTCAAAGGAATTATATTTGTTATATGAACACACTCGTATGTTGGCACATAAAGCACATATTGCCCAAATTCAAGTTGATGGCAGTAACAAAGATTGGATAGAACAATATGTGAGAATGTTTGCAAAAGAAACTATAAAATGTTATGTTTGTAATATTAAATtcgcaaataatttaaataattttagtacTCATATTAAAAGCAAAGCGCACAAACTAAATCATAAAGAATGTCGTACACGCATAAGTAGTACTATTGATTCTATATTGGAAGATTTCagtaatttatattatagtatacaaaGATTTGCTTGCGTTATATGCGAAAagaatataagatataagatagaATTCATAGAACATATTGTAAAAGAACACAAAAACCTACAACATTGTAAATTTGACTTCTGTATTCCTTGTGCTACCTTGTGGTTGAGTACATCAAATTCATATGAGAATCACTGTAGTGATGTAATACACAAATATTTACTAAAAAGTAACGATTTTATGGTCGAGGACCTCCCCGAATGTatgaaaaaattgttaacagAAGTTGATAGTActgtgaaaattttattcgaacaaacaaAAGTTGTAACAAAGGACAATATTCAAGAGAAGGTGAGAAAATCTTTAGAAACTAGAGCAAAAACATTCTCTCCAAAAGCTAGAGCATTTTTATTTGGTTCCCGAATGATTGGAATTGGATTTACAAATAGTGACATAGACATATACATTGATTGTG AAAATACATATTATGGAAACAACAAGGAGGTATTAAGAGATCTTCTAAACATGGAAAAAGCTATATGCACAGAAGATGTTTGGTTAATAAAAGAAACATTAACAGAATGTCAAGtgcctataataaaattaatatataaaccAAGACACTTAGACTGCGATATTTCATTTAAAGATGGCCTTGCGGTGGAAAAATCAAGGCTTTTACG ATCATATTACGATGCGTGTCCACCTTGCAAAAAATTGACGTTATTTGTAAAGAAATGGTTTTCCTTTTTCAATTTACCCGAAGGTCATGGTTTAATCAATTATGCACTTTATTGGCTTGTTATATTTTACCTACAAACACAGTCACATTTACCAAGCGTTGCTaaattaataaaagaaaagaataacTCTAAATTTCTGGATG ATTGGGAAATTGGATTTGCATCACCTAAATGTAAAGATATGCATGTACACACTATAACAGAATTGTTacaagaatttttcgaatattaTGCAAATTTTGACTATCAAAATTACATTGTATGCCCACTTATGGGCTTTTTAATTCCTAAAAAATCTTTTTCATTGAAAGTTTTACCCTTGGAAATGCAACCTTACATCGAACATTTGAAAACATCTACGAAATGCCAATTTTTGCGGATTGATTCATCATTGTGTATACAAGATCCGCTGGAACTATCTCAGAATCTTACGAAGGGCGTGACTAGCATTACTTTAAAATACTTTAAACGATATTGTCAAGATAGTGCAGCAATACTGAAATCTAAAATGTAA
- the LOC117220263 gene encoding E3 ubiquitin-protein ligase RNF167 isoform X2, with protein sequence MRQCCLNHQLQLWLMFLVFCVMCNKADILVFSAAARHQIEEEFRDMPARFGGLISSEGIKGMVVYADPPTACHEIQGPPNTTNYNGNWIALIARYNCSFEIKVRMAQKAGYDAAIIHNVNSNELEPMSAKDPVGIFIASVFVSEITGLIIKENYLYDELYFVLINDDTPFNITHLLLPFAIVVGICFLVMVTFMIVRCIKDRRQQRRHRLPNSSLKKIPTHKYTKGDPYETCAICLDDYIEGEKLRVLPCAHAYHAKCIDPWLTKNRRVCPVCKRKVFAANEQVFTDESDSDADDTTPLIRDGHQGTQGGTFTHERLVRENILGRSSRSPTQQQQQQQQQQQQDTNHSSSSSDSEHYYDTSEDGAGTSAEEQSNTIVFMVTDIYSINDL encoded by the exons ATGAGACAGTGTTGCTTAAACCATCAACTTCAGCTATGGCTTATGTTCCTTGTCTTTTGCGTTATGTGCAACAAGGCAGACATTTTAGTATTCTCTGCGGCCGCCAGGCATCAAATCGAAGAGGAATTCAGAGATATGCCAGCCAGATTTGGTGGTTTGATATCATCCGAGGGAATTAAG GGTATGGTGGTGTATGCAGATCCACCTACAGCATGCCATGAGATACAGGGTCCTCCAAATACTACCAATTACAATGGTAATTGGATAGCTTTAATTGCTCGCTATAATTGTAGTTTTGAAATAAAAGTTCGAATGGCACAAAAAGCTGGATACGATGCTGCAATTATACATAATGTTAACAGCAATGAGTTAG AACCAATGTCAGCAAAAGATCCTGTAGGAATTTTTATAGCATCTGTGTTTGTCAGTGAAATCACAGGATTAATTATcaaagaaaattatttatacgATGAGTTGTATTTTGTACTTATTAACGATGATACACCATTTAATATTACACATTTACTTCTACCCTTTGCTATCGTTGTTGGAATATGTTTTCTAGTCATGGTTACTTTTATG ATTGTTAGATGCATCAAGGATAGGAGGCAGCAAAGAAGGCATAGATTACCGAATTCGAGTTTGAAGAAAATTCCTACGCACAAATATACCAAAGGTGACCCATACGAAACATGTGCTATCTGTTTAGATGATTACATAGAAGGAGAAAAGCTAAGAGTTCTGCCCTGTGCTCATG CTTACCACGCAAAGTGCATCGACCCATGGCTAACGAAGAATCGCCGAGTTTGTCCAGTTTGTAAACGAAAAGTGTTTGCCGCGAATGAACAAGTTTTTACCGACGAAAGTGATTCAGATGCTGACGATACGACTCCTTTAATTCGTGATGGTCACCAAG GTACTCAGGGTGGAACGTTTACACATGAACGTTTAGTGAGAGAAAATATTCTTGGGCGTAGCTCAAGGTCACCgacgcagcagcagcaacagcagcagcagcagcagcagcaggatACGAATCATTCTAGCAGCAGCTCAGATTCCGAGCACTATTACGATACATCCGAGGACGGGGCTGGCACAAGCGCCGAAGAGCAGTCAAATACGATTGTTTTCATGGTTACGGACATTTACAGTATAAACG ATCTGTGA
- the LOC117220264 gene encoding phosphatidate cytidylyltransferase, mitochondrial isoform X2, which yields MEKFIGAHQLKGILKNFPRNIKFSFAYGSAAFKQLSNQSNNMLDLIFVVRNVNQWHEENLELNPKHYAQPLKLFGHRAITNVQENWGAKLYYNTLVKMAGGYTIKYGVISEVSLIEDLLDWNDLYLAGRLHKPVKVLVEPNGQSQLPTALVQNLHSAVHAALLLLPQHFTEIDFYKTIASLSYNGDFRMTFGENKDKINNIVLPQLAQFRQLYSPILQHFENYVDIPKLDQMTVTCHQDTNPATKIHHLNQLPRTPQIKLVRAWSQGPRSKDTEDCLRTIAYDPECSEILEECLKQIVWRSSVTQSLKGIVTAGLVKSAKYSGAKIMKMLQSSPQTDLLPKTESDQSKVKKFVETVKNQTQPKETNKRIE from the exons ATGGAGAAGTTCATAGGAGCTCATCAGCTAAAAGGGATACTAAAAAATTTTCCAAGGAATATAAAGTTTTCCTTTGCATACGGATCAGCTGCGTTTAAGCAGTTAAGCAATCAGTCCAATAACATGTTGgatcttatttttgttgttcgtAATGTAAATCAATGGCATGAAGAAAATTTAGAACTCAATCCAAAACATTATGCTCAACCTTTAAAGTTGTTTGGACACAGGGCAATTACTAATGTGCAAGAAAATTGGGGTGCTAAACTGTATTATAATACATTAGTTAAGATGGCAGGAGGATATACTATCAAATACGGAGTAATCTCTGAAGTTTCGCTGATAGAAGATTTATTAGATTGGAATGATTTATATTTAGCAGGAAGACTACACAAACCAGTTAAAGTATTAGTGGAACCAAATGGGCAGTCTCAACTACCTACAGCTTTAGTACAAAACTTACATTCGGCTGTTCATGCTGCGCTTTTGTTGTTACCACAACATTTTACagaaattgatttttataaGACTATAGCCAGCTTGTCTTACAATGGTGATTTTAGAATGACCTTTGGTGAAAACAaagataaaattaataatatcgtTTTGCCGCAACTAGCGCAATTTAGACAATTATACAGTCCGATTTTGCAGCATTTCGAAAATTATGTGGATATTCCAAAGTTAGATCAAATGACTGTCACCTGCCATCAAGATACAAATCCAGCAACAAAGATACATCACTTGAATCAATTGCCTAGAACACCACAGATTAAACTTGTTAGAGCCTGGTCGCAGGGTCCACGATCAAAGGATACAGAAGATTGTTTACGTACGATTGCATACGATCCCGAATGCAGTGAAATATTAGAGGAATGTTTAAAGCAAATTGTCTGGAGATCCAGTGTCACACAAAGTCTGAAGGGGATCGTTACTGCTGGCCTTGTGAAATCTGCTAAGTATAGCGGAGCAAAGATAATGAAGATGTTACAATCGAGTCCGCAGACTGATTTGCTACCGAAAACGGAGTCGGATCAGAGTAAAGTCAAAAAATTTGTAGAGACGGTGAAGAACCAGACACAGCCGAAGGAAACAAACAAGCGCATAGAGTA G
- the LOC117220264 gene encoding phosphatidate cytidylyltransferase, mitochondrial isoform X1 → MEKFIGAHQLKGILKNFPRNIKFSFAYGSAAFKQLSNQSNNMLDLIFVVRNVNQWHEENLELNPKHYAQPLKLFGHRAITNVQENWGAKLYYNTLVKMAGGYTIKYGVISEVSLIEDLLDWNDLYLAGRLHKPVKVLVEPNGQSQLPTALVQNLHSAVHAALLLLPQHFTEIDFYKTIASLSYNGDFRMTFGENKDKINNIVLPQLAQFRQLYSPILQHFENYVDIPKLDQMTVTCHQDTNPATKIHHLNQLPRTPQIKLVRAWSQGPRSKDTEDCLRTIAYDPECSEILEECLKQIVWRSSVTQSLKGIVTAGLVKSAKYSGAKIMKMLQSSPQTDLLPKTESDQSKVKKFVETVKNQTQPKETNKRIEYD, encoded by the exons ATGGAGAAGTTCATAGGAGCTCATCAGCTAAAAGGGATACTAAAAAATTTTCCAAGGAATATAAAGTTTTCCTTTGCATACGGATCAGCTGCGTTTAAGCAGTTAAGCAATCAGTCCAATAACATGTTGgatcttatttttgttgttcgtAATGTAAATCAATGGCATGAAGAAAATTTAGAACTCAATCCAAAACATTATGCTCAACCTTTAAAGTTGTTTGGACACAGGGCAATTACTAATGTGCAAGAAAATTGGGGTGCTAAACTGTATTATAATACATTAGTTAAGATGGCAGGAGGATATACTATCAAATACGGAGTAATCTCTGAAGTTTCGCTGATAGAAGATTTATTAGATTGGAATGATTTATATTTAGCAGGAAGACTACACAAACCAGTTAAAGTATTAGTGGAACCAAATGGGCAGTCTCAACTACCTACAGCTTTAGTACAAAACTTACATTCGGCTGTTCATGCTGCGCTTTTGTTGTTACCACAACATTTTACagaaattgatttttataaGACTATAGCCAGCTTGTCTTACAATGGTGATTTTAGAATGACCTTTGGTGAAAACAaagataaaattaataatatcgtTTTGCCGCAACTAGCGCAATTTAGACAATTATACAGTCCGATTTTGCAGCATTTCGAAAATTATGTGGATATTCCAAAGTTAGATCAAATGACTGTCACCTGCCATCAAGATACAAATCCAGCAACAAAGATACATCACTTGAATCAATTGCCTAGAACACCACAGATTAAACTTGTTAGAGCCTGGTCGCAGGGTCCACGATCAAAGGATACAGAAGATTGTTTACGTACGATTGCATACGATCCCGAATGCAGTGAAATATTAGAGGAATGTTTAAAGCAAATTGTCTGGAGATCCAGTGTCACACAAAGTCTGAAGGGGATCGTTACTGCTGGCCTTGTGAAATCTGCTAAGTATAGCGGAGCAAAGATAATGAAGATGTTACAATCGAGTCCGCAGACTGATTTGCTACCGAAAACGGAGTCGGATCAGAGTAAAGTCAAAAAATTTGTAGAGACGGTGAAGAACCAGACACAGCCGAAGGAAACAAACAAGCGCATAGAGTA TGACTAA
- the LOC117219969 gene encoding uncharacterized protein LOC117219969 produces MDSDSESQDSDEGRRFRFEATRKDNVRPEPKLGKRARSKPEYKSDHDDVEYKERKEKSKHDSSRRERRASKEQEADDKDLRHASKYSKHNVHEVKSSRRESSKEGKDYKSARDASTDSRTFALSSKQKLRDAKLHRNRDRSEHRKHRSQDRSHSRNEDDRSQNDKYRNKSHEKYRHRSRDRSYQSHRQRSSDHGRSRGEFEKHNSHKRALTKVDTDQRLQEVSSPKNIEQNRSDNELPATRDLSAESHEYKELDLSEFDVLSETDENLSEDSDAKDRCTLSRYHKSKTKKRNSNDAHENSRKRQATENEHSDGSPKVIARKDVSSYGSSNNNPGAISDSAFGAASSVLTGSIMEDHYKCSKLDATEKTIDLNSKEDKLSSGETTSLRLSHRDSPESAKASSSDEDTAYGPILPPQLITDRADDAKPAKSPSFIGPCLPQNYVRDETERFEADAMDHNDKNDSDTEMIFGPALPPHLLEQKQSNGTETKLIGPALPSAIKPSHDEQIEQSDSENEDAIGPLPADHPALRSSYIYRKLEHRAQRIKNEQMNEDNSTLSQREEWMTELPPAQISNLQLGPRKFRVRAGPDMSDRSCWTDTPTKKAEKQKQKEEKEFYGCQKSSTKLPEKSFETEAGKSKKREKSLLEIHQSKLQKKKKKEEKEAKLTGQTVRRPFDRDVDLQVNRFDQAQKSAIINKARCLDDRFSRGKI; encoded by the exons ATGGATTCCGATTCTGAGAGTCAAGATAGTGACGAGGGCCGACGATTTCGTTTCGAAGCCACCCGGAAAGATAACGTGCGACCAGAACCGAAGCTTGGGAAACGTGCGAGGTCGAAGCCAGAGTACAAATCCGACCATGACGACGTAGAATacaaagagagaaaagagaagtCGAAGCACGACAGCAGTCGAAGAGAACGCAGAGCCTCGAAAGAGCAAGAAGCCGATGACAAGGACCTCAGGCACGCCTCGAAGTACTCCAAGCATAATGTTCACGAGGTGAAAAGCTCTAGACGCGAGAGCAGCAAAGAGGGAAAGGATTATAAAAGCGCGAGGGACGCTAGCACGGACTCCAGAACATTCGCTTTGTCTTCCAAGCAAAAGCTAAGAGACGCGAAGCTGCACAGGAACCGGGACCGGAGCGAGCACAGGAAGCACAGATCTCAGGATCGGTCGCACAGTAGGAATGAGGACGACAGGTCTCAGAACGACAAATACAGGAACAAATCGCACGAGAAGTACAGGCACCGGTCTCGCGACAGAAGCTACCAGTCGCACAGGCAGAGATCGTCAGATCACGGCAGATCCCGGGGAGAATTTGAGAAGCACAACTCGCATAAGAGAGCTTTAACGAAAGTGGACACAGACCAACGACTGCAGGAAGTCTCCTCACCCAAGAATATTGAGCAGAACCGCAGTGACAACGAGTTGCCGGCAACGAGAGACTTGTCGGCTGAGAGTCATGAGTACAAAGAGTTAGATCTGTCCGAGTTCGATGTACTGTCCGAGACAGACGAGAACTTGTCCGAGGACTCGGATGCGAAGGACAGGTGTACGTTATCGCGGTACCATAAGAGCAAAACGAAAAAGAGAAATTCGAATGATGCCCATGAAAACTCGAGGAAGAGACAAGCGACAGAGAACGAACACTCGGACGGCTCTCCTAAGGTAATTGCGAGGAAGGACGTCTCGTCTTATGGTTCCAGCAATAATAATCCTGGTGCCATTTCAGATTCCGCGTTTGGCGCCGCGTCGTCTGTATTAACGGGATCAATCATGGAAGATCACTACAAATGCTCCAAACTGGATGCAACAGAAAAAACGATCGATCTGAATAGTAAAGAGGACAAGTTGAGCTCTGGTGAGACAACTTCCTTGCGCCTTAGTCATCGCGATTCCCCAGAGTCTGCGAAAGCATCGTCTTCTGACGAGGACACAGCTTACGGTCCGATCTTACCGCCACAATTGATCACAGATCGTGCTGACGATGCCAAACCAGCCAAAAGTCCGAGCTTCATAGGACCTTGCTTGCCGCAGAATTATGTGCGAGACGAGACCGAAAGATTCGAAGCTGATGCGATGGATCATAACGATAAGAATGATTCCGATACCGAAATGATTTTCGGTCCAGCGTTGCCGCCGCATTTGTTAGAACAGAAGCAGAGCAACGGAACTGAAACGAAACTTATAGGTCCTGCTCTTCCAAGCGCAATTAAACCCTCCCACGACGAACAGATAGAACAATCAGATTCCGAGAATGAAGATGCGATCGGCCCGTTGCCGGCCGACCATCCTGCGCTGCGAAGTAGTTACATTTATAGAAAATTGGAGCACAGGGCACAACgaattaaaaatgaacaaatgaatgag GATAATAGTACTCTGAGTCAGCGAGAAGAATGGATGACAGAATTGCCACCAGCACAAATCAGTAATCTGCAACTGGGTCCACGGAAGTTCCGCGTTAGAGCTGGTCCCGACATGTCTGATAGATCATGCTGGACGGATACACCGACTAAGAAAGCTGAGAAACAGAAACAAAAA GAAGAAAAAGAGTTCTACGGCTGCCAAAAATCCTCCACAAAATTACCTGAGAAAAGTTTTGAAACCGAAGCCGGAAAAAGCAAAAAACGTGAGAAATCGCTTTTGGAGATACATCAGAGCAAACtccaaaagaaaaaaaag AAAGAAGAGAAGGAAGCAAAATTGACTGGACAGACTGTTAGAAGACCATTCGACAGGGATGTAGACTTACAGGTGAATAGATTCGATCAGGCTCAAAAGAGTGCTATCATAAACAAAGCACGATGCCTCGATGATAGGTTCTCTCGcggaaaaatttaa